The genome window CGACTGATACGCCTCGCATATGATCCTACATGCTGCCTGTACCTGTGGCTAGGTGGCGTTGTTTGGTGGTTTCGGCGATCGAATTCTCGAAAAGGTACCTGGCATCGGGCGGTTTGCCTCCCTGAACCTGGAGCAGTTCTTCGGCCGCAGATCGAAATTCGATCGCCTTGTTGTGTCGACCTGAACGGAGCGTCGAGGCAGCCCAAGAGGGCTCGGTCAACCTCCGCGCGGGGGCATAAACCGGATGTCGTCGTGCCTCCGTTAGCCGTTCCTTCTTTACGCCAATCAGATGCCTGAGGAAGGCGGATGATGACGGGGCGGCGGTTCGCGTGCGCCTCGCGATTCTGCTTTCATTTTTATAATTATTGAAATATTGAAGTGAGATGGCATGCATTGAGGACGAACGGGCGGTGATGCGCCTTTCCGCGTTGGCGCAACCGCATCGGCTGGCGGCGTTTCGGTTGCTGGTGGCGGCGGAGCCCGAGGGGATGGCGGCCGGGGATCTGGCGCGGGCGGTCGGGATCCCGCCGGCCGGGCTGTCCTTTCATCTGACCCATCTGGGGCATGCGGATCTGGTCACCTCCACGCGCGACGGTCGGCGGATCGTCTACCGCGCCAATCTCGATGCGATGCGGGGGCTGCTGTCGTATCTGACCCGAGATTGCTGCGGCGGCAGGCCGGAAATCTGCGCCGGGCTTGCGGATGTCGTCGGATCGCATGGCCCATCCGGATCAGCCGGCGATGGTCCCGTGCCGGAGCGTCGGGGATGAGCAGGGCAACACCAACAGCATAGGACAGACATGACTCTCAGCGATACCGTTCCCTCCCCGATGGGGCTTTTCGAACGTTTCCTGTCGGTCTGGGTGGCGATCTGCATCGTCGCCGGGATCGTCCTCGGCCTCGCGGCGCCCGGGGTGTTCCAGGTCTTTGCCGATCTGGAATATGCCAGCGTCAATCTGGTCGTCGCGGTGTTCATATGGGTGATGATCTATCCGATGATGGTCAATGTCGACTTCGCGTCGATCGCCGATGTCGGACGGCGGCCCAGGGGCCTGTGCATCACCCTGGCGGTGAACTGGCTGATCAAGCCCTTCACCATGGCCTTTCTGGGGGTCCTGTTCTTCGAGCATCTGTTTGCCGGGCTGATCGATCCGGAAGATGCGAAATCCT of Alphaproteobacteria bacterium contains these proteins:
- a CDS encoding metalloregulator ArsR/SmtB family transcription factor, which translates into the protein MACIEDERAVMRLSALAQPHRLAAFRLLVAAEPEGMAAGDLARAVGIPPAGLSFHLTHLGHADLVTSTRDGRRIVYRANLDAMRGLLSYLTRDCCGGRPEICAGLADVVGSHGPSGSAGDGPVPERRG